A portion of the Enterobacter sp. SA187 genome contains these proteins:
- a CDS encoding sensor domain-containing diguanylate cyclase, with product MMTDDKKTFNPRDVDLKHLNDLLNHNSDWIWEVDAQGRYTWSSEVVTSLLGYTPDEVIGCTPFDFMPPGEAERVAGAFLAIVQQQIPFSGLVNRNKRADGEVIVLETSGIPLFDEKGELRGYRGVDRNISTLGERVLQLETIYDTTPVALCMIDRNGQMVMSNKAMARLLNRTSNEINGKPVVELMPACWQHFERDFTLADSGAELAGRETHWEGRTFSLHPVPVHDAAGNVVGLSVTWVDVTERYQAEQKLADANQVLQQHAQHDYLTGLFNRRFMDECLNREIIRACEKGYFLSVCLADIDYFKRFNDSQGHQAGDACLRDVANALTAVRHRPDDNVSRYGGEEFLVILPCTDREEAQAIAEGLRESIEALRIPNAASPTGFLTISIGVATLNGSKTLPQDKPLPIIASGLIRRADNALYAAKNQGRNRVVISREPEGH from the coding sequence ATGATGACTGATGATAAAAAAACCTTTAATCCCAGGGATGTAGACCTGAAACACCTGAACGATCTGCTTAATCATAATTCCGACTGGATTTGGGAAGTGGATGCGCAGGGACGTTATACCTGGTCGTCGGAGGTGGTCACCAGTCTGCTGGGATACACACCGGACGAAGTGATTGGTTGTACGCCCTTTGATTTTATGCCGCCGGGTGAGGCCGAGCGGGTGGCCGGTGCGTTTCTGGCTATTGTGCAGCAGCAGATCCCCTTTTCCGGGCTGGTTAACCGCAATAAGCGGGCGGACGGGGAAGTGATCGTGCTGGAAACCAGCGGCATTCCGCTGTTCGACGAGAAGGGCGAACTGCGTGGCTATCGGGGTGTGGATCGCAATATCTCCACCCTGGGCGAACGCGTCCTGCAACTGGAAACCATCTACGATACCACGCCGGTGGCGCTGTGCATGATCGACCGCAACGGGCAGATGGTGATGTCCAACAAAGCCATGGCGCGGCTGTTAAACCGCACCAGCAATGAAATAAACGGCAAACCTGTTGTTGAGCTGATGCCGGCCTGCTGGCAGCACTTCGAGCGGGATTTTACGCTGGCGGATAGCGGCGCTGAGCTCGCCGGGCGCGAAACCCACTGGGAAGGGCGTACCTTCTCATTGCATCCGGTGCCGGTACATGATGCGGCGGGTAACGTTGTCGGGCTGTCCGTCACCTGGGTGGATGTGACCGAACGGTATCAGGCCGAACAAAAACTGGCGGATGCCAATCAGGTATTACAGCAGCACGCCCAGCATGACTATCTCACCGGGCTGTTTAACCGTCGCTTTATGGACGAGTGCCTGAACCGTGAAATTATCCGCGCCTGTGAAAAGGGCTATTTTCTGTCGGTTTGTCTGGCGGATATTGATTATTTCAAACGCTTTAACGACAGTCAGGGCCACCAGGCAGGGGATGCCTGCCTGCGGGATGTCGCTAACGCGCTGACCGCCGTGCGTCACCGGCCCGATGATAACGTCAGCCGTTACGGCGGCGAAGAGTTTCTGGTCATTTTACCCTGCACCGATCGCGAGGAAGCGCAGGCCATTGCCGAGGGGCTGCGTGAAAGTATTGAGGCGCTGCGGATCCCGAATGCCGCAAGCCCGACCGGTTTTTTAACTATCAGCATCGGCGTCGCCACGCTCAATGGCAGCAAAACGCTGCCGCAGGACAAACCGCTGCCTATTATTGCCAGTGGCTTAATTCGCCGCGCGGATAACGCGCTGTATGCCGCGAAAAATCAGGGCAGAAACCGGGTGGTTATTTCCCGGGAGCCGGAAGGCCATTAG
- a CDS encoding diguanylate phosphodiesterase, producing MISTLIYRSRLTSSFDPSKLGELVCVSRTRNAAMGISGILLFDGSHFLQVLEGPLEKVNQLYESINADPRHDSVVELMRDYAPKRHFQTNGMALYDLRTGNPRAILRSVISAGALNFRLASDARVYKFIKSFMRGRWRDINPRLSEPANWEFVAENLTFTQPQAMLFADQPCQFAIQPIVEPLRGQISSFEALIRSPTGGSPHDYFASIPPGKIHEADLLSKEYAFALAKKIGIGSNKLSINLLPMSLVKIPDAVNILLDQITRNGLVPEQVIVEVTEDEVISGYDAFAFAIMQLRSAGIGLAIDDFGAGFAGLSLLTKFQPGELKIDRSIITDIHLHGPQQAILNAIIKCCAELEIDVVAEGVEKVEEWCWLEAAGIKHFQGYLFARPGLNRVPPIRWPVKIKN from the coding sequence ATGATTTCTACCCTGATTTACCGGAGTCGCCTGACAAGCAGCTTTGACCCTTCAAAGCTGGGCGAACTGGTATGCGTCTCCCGGACCCGTAACGCCGCTATGGGTATCTCTGGCATCCTGCTGTTTGACGGTAGCCATTTTTTGCAGGTGCTGGAAGGCCCGCTGGAGAAGGTTAACCAGCTGTACGAAAGCATTAACGCCGATCCACGCCACGACTCCGTGGTCGAACTGATGCGCGACTATGCGCCAAAACGCCATTTCCAGACTAACGGCATGGCGCTGTATGATTTACGCACCGGCAATCCGCGCGCCATCCTGCGCTCGGTGATCAGCGCCGGGGCGCTGAATTTCAGACTCGCCAGCGATGCCCGGGTGTACAAGTTTATTAAGTCCTTTATGCGCGGGCGCTGGCGCGATATCAATCCACGGCTGTCAGAGCCCGCTAACTGGGAATTTGTTGCGGAAAATTTGACCTTCACGCAACCGCAGGCGATGCTGTTTGCCGATCAGCCCTGCCAGTTTGCCATCCAGCCGATTGTCGAGCCGCTGCGCGGGCAAATTAGCTCCTTTGAAGCGCTGATCCGCAGTCCCACCGGCGGTTCGCCTCATGATTATTTTGCCTCCATACCGCCGGGGAAAATTCACGAGGCTGATTTGCTGTCCAAGGAGTATGCTTTTGCGCTTGCGAAAAAAATCGGCATTGGCAGCAATAAACTTTCCATTAACCTGTTGCCGATGTCGCTGGTCAAAATCCCTGACGCGGTAAATATCCTGCTCGATCAAATTACCCGCAACGGCCTGGTGCCGGAACAGGTGATCGTCGAGGTGACGGAAGATGAAGTGATTTCCGGCTACGACGCCTTCGCCTTTGCCATTATGCAACTGCGCTCGGCGGGGATTGGCCTTGCAATCGACGATTTCGGTGCGGGCTTTGCGGGGCTGTCATTATTAACCAAATTCCAGCCCGGCGAGCTGAAAATCGATCGCAGCATTATTACCGATATTCACCTGCACGGCCCGCAGCAGGCGATCCTCAATGCCATCATAAAATGCTGTGCCGAGCTGGAGATCGACGTGGTGGCGGAGGGCGTCGAAAAGGTTGAAGAGTGGTGCTGGCTGGAGGCCGCAGGCATTAAACATTTCCAGGGATATTTATTTGCGCGTCCGGGTCTCAACCGTGTACCGCCAATCCGCTGGCCGGTAAAAATCAAAAACTGA
- a CDS encoding helix-turn-helix transcriptional regulator encodes MENKHQLLATRLGEILGRFNNGETLYVNQLAEEYGVHPRTIKRDILERLSFLDIEPQAERGGYKIAPGLLGRFDANSIDLFARLAGVSELFPGFNKRMLSSMHSATASQTITVHGHRYIDSELQAVHFSRLQRAIDEHCCVNFRYLRRNEERRYAVEPYQLTNLNGIWYLAARHENRMKNFTLTKITALDCTFETFEPDGELLAKMRQEPSVWGVEDKFSVTLSVAPEVAEYFQRRDLLNEQVIEQHTADGGLIVTTQVAHKKEILPVVQYWIPHLKILAPASLQSEMEAEIKSWLTA; translated from the coding sequence ATGGAAAATAAACACCAACTGCTGGCTACGCGTCTTGGGGAAATTCTCGGGCGTTTTAATAATGGCGAGACGCTGTACGTAAACCAACTGGCGGAAGAGTATGGCGTGCATCCGCGCACCATTAAGCGCGATATTCTCGAACGCCTGAGTTTTCTGGATATTGAGCCACAGGCGGAACGCGGCGGTTACAAAATTGCGCCCGGACTGCTGGGACGCTTCGATGCCAACAGCATCGATCTCTTTGCGCGGCTGGCGGGCGTCAGCGAACTGTTTCCGGGCTTTAATAAGCGCATGCTGTCATCCATGCATTCGGCCACCGCCAGTCAGACCATCACGGTACACGGGCATCGCTATATTGACAGCGAACTTCAGGCCGTTCACTTTTCCCGTTTACAGCGCGCCATTGACGAGCACTGCTGCGTCAACTTCCGCTACCTGCGTCGTAACGAGGAGCGCCGTTATGCGGTGGAGCCTTATCAGCTCACCAATCTGAACGGCATCTGGTACCTGGCGGCGCGTCATGAAAACCGCATGAAAAACTTCACCTTAACCAAGATCACCGCGCTGGATTGTACCTTTGAAACCTTTGAGCCGGATGGAGAACTACTGGCAAAAATGCGTCAGGAACCGAGCGTGTGGGGCGTGGAAGATAAGTTCAGCGTGACGCTCAGCGTGGCGCCGGAGGTGGCGGAGTATTTCCAGCGCCGGGATCTGCTCAACGAGCAGGTGATCGAACAGCACACCGCCGATGGCGGCCTGATCGTCACCACTCAGGTGGCGCATAAAAAAGAGATCCTGCCGGTGGTGCAGTACTGGATCCCGCACCTGAAGATCCTCGCACCTGCATCACTGCAAAGCGAAATGGAAGCGGAGATCAAAAGCTGGCTGACGGCGTAA
- the eutC gene encoding ethanolamine ammonia-lyase subunit EutC, which yields MKNPDAWSLLREFTDARIALGRSGASLPTREVLNFGLAHAQARDAIHQPFDSRSLENELAALGLQTLTVHSAAADRHIYLNRPDLGRKLSEESRDALRDHPVAAHDLLLVIGDGLSSHAVHRQAVPLIAALLPYLHTLGLSLAPVVLAHQSRVALGDDIGETLNSKAVAILIGERPGLSSPDSLGVYLTWKPGRTRLESERNCISNIRPEGLCHDAAAFKLAWLLEQAFLRRLTGVKLKDESDNPALHGLVKPRVPLT from the coding sequence ATGAAAAATCCCGATGCCTGGTCACTGTTGCGGGAATTTACCGATGCGCGTATCGCCCTCGGCCGCAGCGGGGCCAGCCTGCCAACCCGCGAGGTACTGAATTTTGGTCTCGCCCATGCGCAGGCGCGCGACGCCATCCACCAGCCCTTTGACAGCCGCTCGCTGGAAAACGAATTAGCGGCGCTCGGCCTGCAAACCCTGACCGTTCACAGCGCGGCGGCGGATCGGCATATTTATTTAAATCGCCCGGATCTGGGCCGCAAATTGAGTGAGGAAAGCCGTGACGCACTGCGTGATCATCCCGTTGCCGCACACGATCTGCTGCTGGTGATTGGCGACGGGCTCTCGTCCCATGCGGTGCATCGCCAGGCGGTGCCGCTGATCGCCGCCCTGCTGCCGTATCTGCACACGCTAGGATTGTCCCTCGCGCCTGTGGTGCTGGCGCATCAGTCACGGGTCGCGCTGGGGGATGACATCGGCGAAACGCTGAACAGCAAGGCGGTGGCGATTTTGATTGGCGAGCGCCCCGGCCTGTCGTCGCCGGACAGCCTGGGCGTTTACCTGACGTGGAAACCGGGCCGCACGCGGCTGGAGTCGGAGCGCAACTGCATTTCCAATATCCGTCCGGAAGGGCTGTGCCACGACGCGGCGGCGTTTAAGCTGGCATGGCTGCTGGAGCAGGCGTTTTTACGCCGTCTGACCGGCGTAAAACTAAAGGATGAAAGCGATAATCCGGCGCTGCACGGCCTGGTGAAGCCGCGCGTGCCGCTGACCTGA
- a CDS encoding ethanolamine ammonia-lyase subunit EutB, with protein sequence MYKTTLAHRTYRFASLKDLLAKASPARSGDVLAGVSAESAEERMAAKMALAEVPLRNILADPLIPYEQDEVTRLIIDTHDQEAFRDISHLTVGDFRDWLLEDSTDTQTLSRVARAITPEMAAAVSKIMRNQDLILAASKCRVITRFRNTIGLPGHLSVRLQPNHPTDDLKGNAASMLDGLLYGAGDAVVGINPASDSLPVLERLNHMMADIIDRFAIPTQSCVLTHVTNTLQLIERGAPVDLVFQSVAGTEAANSGFGINLALLREAQEAALSLGRGTLGSNLMYFETGQGSCLSAGAHHGVDQQTCEARAYAVARHFDPLLVNTVVGFIGPEYLYDGKQIIRAGLEDHFCGKLMGLPIGCDVCYTNHAEADQDDMDTLLTLLCNAGLTFLIGVPGADDIMLNYQSTSFHDALYARRLLGLKHAPEFGEWLTRMQIIDNSGQLRLTGASHPLLSILPQGATV encoded by the coding sequence ATGTATAAAACCACTCTGGCGCACCGGACCTACCGCTTCGCCAGCCTGAAAGATCTGCTGGCGAAAGCGTCCCCGGCGCGCTCCGGGGATGTGCTGGCGGGTGTCAGCGCAGAGTCTGCGGAAGAGCGCATGGCGGCAAAAATGGCGCTGGCGGAGGTGCCGCTGCGTAACATCCTTGCGGATCCGCTTATCCCCTACGAGCAGGACGAAGTCACCCGGCTGATTATCGATACCCATGACCAGGAAGCATTTCGCGACATCAGTCACCTGACGGTGGGAGATTTTCGCGACTGGCTACTGGAGGACAGTACCGACACGCAGACATTAAGCCGCGTCGCCCGCGCCATCACGCCGGAAATGGCGGCGGCCGTCAGCAAAATTATGCGCAACCAGGATCTGATCCTCGCCGCCAGTAAATGCCGGGTGATCACTCGTTTTCGCAACACCATCGGTCTGCCGGGGCACCTTAGCGTGCGCCTGCAACCGAATCACCCCACGGACGATTTAAAAGGCAATGCCGCCAGTATGCTCGACGGCCTGCTGTACGGCGCGGGTGACGCGGTAGTGGGAATTAATCCCGCCAGCGACAGCCTGCCGGTGCTGGAGCGACTGAATCATATGATGGCGGATATCATTGACCGCTTTGCGATCCCCACCCAGTCCTGCGTGCTGACGCACGTCACCAACACGCTGCAACTGATCGAACGCGGCGCGCCTGTCGATCTGGTATTTCAGTCGGTGGCAGGCACCGAAGCGGCGAACAGCGGTTTTGGCATCAATCTGGCGTTGCTGCGCGAGGCGCAGGAGGCGGCGCTGAGTCTTGGACGGGGTACGCTCGGCAGTAACCTGATGTATTTTGAAACCGGCCAGGGCAGTTGCCTGTCGGCGGGAGCGCATCACGGCGTCGATCAGCAAACCTGCGAAGCGCGGGCCTACGCGGTGGCGCGGCATTTTGATCCCCTGCTGGTGAATACCGTGGTGGGCTTTATTGGCCCGGAATATCTCTATGACGGCAAACAGATCATCCGCGCCGGGCTGGAAGATCACTTCTGCGGCAAACTGATGGGACTGCCGATTGGCTGCGACGTCTGCTACACCAACCATGCCGAGGCGGATCAGGATGATATGGATACCCTGCTGACGCTGCTGTGCAACGCCGGGCTGACCTTCCTGATTGGCGTGCCGGGCGCGGATGACATCATGCTCAATTATCAGAGCACCTCCTTTCACGATGCGCTCTACGCCCGGCGTCTGCTCGGCCTGAAACATGCCCCGGAGTTCGGCGAATGGCTGACCCGCATGCAGATCATCGACAATAGCGGCCAGCTGCGCTTAACCGGTGCCAGTCACCCGTTGCTCAGCATTCTGCCGCAGGGAGCGACAGTATGA